A genomic region of Deinococcus sp. KSM4-11 contains the following coding sequences:
- a CDS encoding peptidoglycan DD-metalloendopeptidase family protein has product MIRRTTLLLALTLTGLAGAYTVKPGDTLYSIARTFHTTVAELQRLNGLGTTSLSVGQALKVPGEAGSPGMPVSTPPSTTPPTATSKPGLPSPLPPEQLVPTAATSRIADVDISVPASLRMGEAFAVILGGPRATQATVRFPSEVGEDVRQPDEVLHPTGAAGSYLVLGRVVLGKTNPLVYEVSVGSELVRGRIPVTGLDQPIQHLNLPPRVSNLLLDPGRKAEEAAVEKAYALRTPQAWTQPFTPALKGIAPTSSSFGQPRTYTAGGPVAYHFGTDYPARAGTPVLAVNDGTVVFAGRVPVRGNLVIIDHGVGVTSLYFHQSRLLVKAGQHVVRGQQVGEVGETGLAVGAHLHLELRVRGESTNPAGWMGRVWPR; this is encoded by the coding sequence ATGATCCGCCGCACCACCCTGCTGCTCGCCCTGACGCTCACTGGACTCGCGGGTGCCTACACCGTGAAACCCGGCGACACCCTGTACTCGATCGCCCGCACCTTCCACACCACCGTGGCGGAACTCCAGCGGCTCAACGGCCTGGGCACCACCAGCCTGAGCGTGGGGCAGGCCTTGAAGGTGCCGGGCGAGGCAGGAAGTCCCGGCATGCCAGTGTCCACACCGCCCAGCACCACACCCCCGACGGCGACCAGCAAGCCGGGGCTCCCGTCTCCGCTGCCCCCCGAACAGCTGGTGCCGACTGCCGCGACTTCCAGGATTGCGGACGTGGACATTAGCGTGCCCGCCAGCCTCCGGATGGGCGAGGCCTTCGCCGTGATCCTCGGTGGCCCCCGGGCCACACAGGCCACCGTGCGCTTCCCGAGCGAGGTCGGAGAGGATGTCCGCCAGCCGGACGAGGTGTTGCACCCGACCGGCGCGGCCGGCTCGTATCTCGTACTCGGACGGGTGGTGCTCGGCAAGACCAACCCGCTGGTGTACGAGGTGAGCGTCGGCAGCGAACTCGTGCGCGGCCGGATTCCCGTCACGGGCCTCGACCAGCCCATCCAGCACCTGAACCTGCCGCCCCGCGTCAGCAACCTGCTGCTCGATCCGGGCCGCAAGGCCGAGGAGGCCGCCGTCGAGAAGGCCTACGCCCTGCGGACGCCACAGGCCTGGACTCAGCCTTTCACTCCGGCGCTCAAAGGCATCGCGCCGACCTCCAGTTCCTTCGGGCAGCCGCGCACGTATACCGCCGGAGGGCCAGTCGCCTACCATTTCGGCACTGATTACCCCGCCAGGGCGGGAACGCCTGTGCTGGCCGTCAACGACGGCACGGTGGTGTTCGCAGGCCGCGTGCCGGTGCGGGGCAATCTGGTAATCATCGACCACGGTGTGGGCGTGACCAGCCTATATTTCCACCAGAGCCGACTGCTCGTGAAGGCCGGGCAGCACGTCGTCCGCGGCCAGCAGGTTGGTGAGGTTGGCGAGACTGGACTGGCCGTCGGCGCGCACCTGCACCTCGAACTCCGGGTTCGGGGCGAGAGCACCAATCCTGCCGGATGGATGGGCCGCGTGTGGCCCCGCTGA
- the dtd gene encoding D-aminoacyl-tRNA deacylase, translating to MRAVLQRVTHATCTVDGVVTGRTGAGLVVLLGVAPADTAEIARRLAVKLSKLRIFNDDAGKMNRSVLDIGGGVLSISQFTLYADTRAGNRPSFLGAAPPEQARAHYDAFNAALRDLGLAVGEGVFGAHMVIELTNDGPVTLTLDID from the coding sequence GTGCGGGCCGTGCTCCAGCGCGTCACCCACGCCACCTGCACGGTCGACGGTGTGGTCACCGGGCGAACCGGGGCAGGACTGGTCGTGCTGCTGGGGGTCGCGCCAGCAGACACGGCGGAGATCGCCCGGCGGCTGGCCGTCAAGCTCTCCAAGCTCAGGATCTTCAACGATGACGCCGGCAAGATGAACCGCTCCGTCCTCGACATCGGCGGCGGTGTGCTGAGCATCAGCCAGTTCACGCTGTACGCCGACACCCGCGCCGGGAACCGGCCGAGCTTCCTGGGCGCCGCCCCGCCGGAGCAGGCGCGGGCCCACTACGACGCGTTCAACGCCGCCCTGCGCGATCTTGGCCTGGCCGTCGGTGAGGGAGTGTTCGGCGCGCATATGGTCATCGAATTGACCAACGACGGACCGGTGACCCTGACCCTCGACATCGACTGA
- a CDS encoding DUF1844 domain-containing protein translates to MPHPDFVGLVNSLQATAEAALGDLNAATASAARDGLLEEGRARQTAQRSLKLLTMLAEKTRGNLDLIEADLLTGAITALRARLES, encoded by the coding sequence ATGCCCCATCCGGATTTCGTCGGACTCGTGAATTCGCTTCAGGCTACGGCCGAGGCCGCGCTGGGCGACCTGAACGCCGCCACCGCCAGCGCGGCCCGCGACGGCCTGCTCGAGGAGGGCCGTGCCCGGCAGACCGCCCAGCGCAGCCTGAAACTCCTCACGATGCTCGCCGAGAAGACGCGGGGAAACCTCGACCTCATCGAGGCGGACCTCCTGACGGGTGCGATCACCGCCCTGCGGGCCCGGCTGGAATCCTGA
- a CDS encoding C40 family peptidase, giving the protein MNPSRVLLTAAAMCISTATAATYTVKTGDTLYSIAQAQKTDASTLMRINHLDSSTLAVGQRLETGSAAPATPRPAPARAPTQPAAAPTRAGGAFTRTAATRYLGIRYVLGGTGNGGIDCSGFTLRVFQQLGINLPRTAASQWSTGTAVSRRDLQAGDLVFFNTMGRTASHVGIYLGDGMMAGANSYYGKTMIEPLFSNPYWASRYDGARRVLN; this is encoded by the coding sequence ATGAATCCTTCCCGTGTCCTCCTCACCGCCGCCGCGATGTGCATCTCGACCGCCACCGCCGCCACCTACACCGTGAAGACCGGTGACACCCTCTACTCGATCGCCCAGGCCCAGAAGACCGACGCGAGCACGCTGATGAGGATCAATCACCTCGACAGCAGCACCCTGGCCGTCGGCCAGCGGCTCGAGACCGGCAGCGCCGCGCCCGCCACGCCAAGACCCGCACCAGCACGCGCCCCCACCCAGCCCGCCGCCGCACCCACCCGTGCAGGCGGCGCCTTCACGAGAACCGCCGCCACGCGCTACCTCGGTATCCGCTACGTGCTGGGCGGCACCGGTAATGGGGGCATCGACTGCAGCGGCTTCACCCTGCGGGTCTTCCAGCAGCTCGGCATCAACCTGCCGCGCACCGCCGCCTCGCAGTGGTCGACCGGCACGGCCGTCAGCCGCCGGGATCTGCAGGCCGGCGATCTGGTGTTTTTCAACACCATGGGCCGCACCGCCAGCCACGTGGGCATCTACCTGGGTGACGGCATGATGGCCGGCGCGAACTCGTACTACGGCAAGACCATGATCGAGCCCCTGTTCAGCAACCCGTACTGGGCCAGCCGCTACGACGGTGCCCGCCGCGTGCTGAACTGA
- a CDS encoding outer membrane lipoprotein carrier protein LolA — protein MTARTSTTITLTLVAALLGGAHAQTAQDIVSKVDAAQRAAKDISFRLAGTATLDSNSQKLDVLVKTIPAQNLIRVQFNAPDALADNIVVADKTEVRQYLYLTNQVTVTSTSKAADTAGLTGLDFTQLGNTASLLSGYNVKLLGSTGAAGKHIYQLEATPKSGDSGRTLVWISESGWRPTRLQFTNNAGKTLADLTVSAFKTNAGLTAAALRQLPKDAEVIKQ, from the coding sequence ATGACCGCCCGAACGAGCACAACGATCACTCTGACCCTCGTGGCCGCGCTGCTCGGCGGCGCCCACGCCCAGACCGCCCAGGACATCGTAAGCAAGGTCGACGCCGCCCAGCGCGCCGCAAAGGACATCTCCTTCCGGCTGGCGGGCACGGCCACCCTGGACAGCAACTCGCAGAAGCTCGACGTGCTCGTCAAGACCATTCCCGCGCAGAACCTGATTCGCGTGCAGTTCAACGCGCCCGACGCCCTGGCCGACAACATCGTGGTGGCCGATAAGACGGAGGTGCGTCAGTATTTGTACCTGACCAACCAGGTCACGGTGACGAGCACCTCGAAAGCGGCCGACACGGCGGGACTCACGGGCCTGGACTTCACCCAGCTCGGCAATACTGCCTCGCTCCTCAGCGGGTACAACGTGAAACTGCTGGGCAGCACGGGCGCAGCCGGCAAGCACATCTACCAGCTGGAGGCCACCCCGAAATCGGGCGACAGTGGCCGCACCCTGGTGTGGATCAGCGAGTCGGGATGGCGTCCCACCCGTCTGCAATTCACGAACAACGCCGGCAAGACCCTCGCCGACCTGACCGTGTCGGCCTTCAAGACCAACGCCGGGCTCACGGCCGCCGCCCTGCGCCAACTGCCCAAGGACGCGGAAGTCATCAAGCAATAA
- a CDS encoding LEA type 2 family protein — MRRTVTLWLTLLPLSACAPTQVIQVPTVDVQSVRLTRLSLPGGLGGAPVADLTLNLRVGNPNVIGLRMADIVSDVIIDGAKVGHVNLPNVNVPAHGSADQVANVSIPVTLETASAFLKVARGQLVTYRLDGGFTADFGPLGLQHFGPFTLAQGQWKQNPILPF, encoded by the coding sequence ATGCGCCGGACCGTGACCCTGTGGCTGACCCTGCTCCCCCTGAGCGCCTGCGCTCCCACCCAGGTCATCCAGGTGCCGACCGTGGACGTGCAGAGTGTGCGCCTCACCCGCCTGTCCCTGCCGGGCGGGCTGGGCGGCGCGCCCGTGGCCGACCTGACCCTGAACCTGCGGGTGGGCAACCCGAACGTGATCGGCCTGCGGATGGCCGATATCGTGTCGGACGTGATCATCGACGGTGCGAAGGTCGGACACGTGAACCTGCCGAACGTGAACGTGCCCGCGCATGGCAGCGCGGATCAGGTGGCGAACGTGTCCATCCCGGTGACGCTCGAGACGGCCAGCGCGTTCCTGAAGGTGGCGCGCGGCCAGCTCGTCACCTACCGGCTGGACGGGGGGTTCACGGCGGATTTCGGGCCGCTGGGCCTCCAGCACTTCGGGCCGTTCACGCTCGCGCAGGGGCAGTGGAAGCAGAAC